The Spirochaeta isovalerica genome includes a window with the following:
- a CDS encoding PilZ domain-containing protein: MNRTIVLNWKDSDPAPDTLHKDREIYNAADQKEAYLYHIEHSDVDSYIINCSSLTIVDVKAIIRHIQYLNAIITIILYKADFGVFEPLLQGGTVFIASNMEEAASHLRATDKKVRSTNRIQWPLHGEYWESSPSDRKKERVMVTSISSGGCFLRSEKLEGLQAGDGISILFHFRNFDFLAEGSIVRINKGDGAASRGMAVSFKKVSPQTERYIQEIIDEKILSEIMDMIK, encoded by the coding sequence ATGAATCGAACCATTGTATTGAACTGGAAAGACAGCGATCCCGCACCGGATACCCTGCACAAGGACAGAGAAATATATAACGCAGCGGACCAGAAAGAGGCCTATCTGTACCACATCGAGCACAGCGATGTGGATTCCTACATAATCAACTGTTCTTCTCTGACAATAGTCGATGTAAAAGCCATAATCCGGCACATCCAATATCTCAATGCCATTATCACAATCATTCTCTACAAAGCGGATTTCGGTGTCTTTGAACCGCTCCTTCAGGGGGGAACCGTTTTTATCGCCTCGAACATGGAGGAAGCGGCATCCCACTTGAGGGCGACCGATAAGAAAGTCCGTTCCACCAACAGGATTCAATGGCCTCTTCATGGAGAGTACTGGGAATCTTCCCCTTCGGATAGAAAAAAGGAGCGCGTTATGGTCACGTCCATTTCTTCCGGCGGCTGCTTTCTCAGAAGCGAAAAACTTGAAGGGCTGCAAGCGGGAGACGGAATTTCCATCCTCTTTCATTTCAGGAATTTCGACTTTCTGGCCGAAGGTTCAATCGTCAGAATCAATAAGGGCGACGGGGCCGCCTCCAGAGGAATGGCTGTGTCATTCAAAAAAGTGTCCCCTCAGACCGAGCGGTATATCCAGGAAATCATCGATGAGAAAATCCTTTCAGAAATTATGGACATGATAAAATAA
- a CDS encoding SpoIIE family protein phosphatase yields the protein MKKSEQADFLKYIKIGIVIIDRETHLIQYVNEDAALMADSTPDEMTGNRCFGFICTADEGICPFEGNAEISPSVSSLVRSDGSALDIIKTIRPTSLRGVPCYVETFFELDDIRRFGDLINREQERLDRAMTIGRQGIWEYNRETKELYFDEHFYRMAGYGDGDFPADFDSWLTLVHEDDREGTAGELDAFVSGKTDSYNCSFMFRRKSGRYMWIRARGEKVTRIDGSGSSRLLCIHLDISQDKEREKRNLLRNSLQMRLLKPAPLQEKSELICKTVRLATSTDTAELWVKGYFLGSEASPEKPLSLHRAAFSGKTGEDSFGAISLSFIEKVMASENAGPLKADDEASLTGFQLKGSDGNAIGALVLSSPGDLDSEKTAYLESLASITSQVILNNHSEENLITALSDMERAVNLMNGREARILEIKEEVNQLLSQSGKSAKYDLDRKPDQSFTGQLTLREEKRIALSLAEDAEITRRQLVESNEQLLLIKAAVNSSSDGVAISTTSGMFYFINQTFTSLLGYSVGDLMITPEEKIFSRPEDYTSCLKTTLNGGSFLQESFLKTKGGKILPAFLRASAFNDKEGYPIGIIWNITDITLRKENEKKINSDLAAQKEMLRKALVLQQNYIQRSIPVIRNFNIQGLFMPCEKLGGDFFKILRGISEDKLIIVMGDCTDHGLKASLDASLLSSVTDHHIEQLFRSGRTDLFLKSISRSFMDMADEDQFPTMTVLLIDLTKGILRYSNANGELPYLIRDGRAVRLDPVQGMHISYFADPVYGMNEMELLSEDRLLIYSDAVVEMKDSRGRRNSRAIFESLLEKSRGNSSRYFYSLIRELEKLNGSYPLDDDTTLIQLEYRQPKRFNFSFHHIDEWDRHLTAMKKLMHNYDFGIDETEKTAIAITELAINAFVHGNRSDSSLQVMVRGAIDCGSIVVTLADRGEGFKREDIIDPVTNIQEIMDRDVEHEYTHGRGLKIADDFLSEIIRNKKGNEVTAIQEKKKRDIITIDKISF from the coding sequence ATGAAAAAATCGGAACAGGCTGATTTCCTTAAATATATAAAGATCGGCATTGTGATAATCGACAGAGAAACCCATCTCATACAATATGTCAACGAAGACGCGGCTCTCATGGCGGACTCGACTCCCGATGAGATGACGGGAAACCGGTGTTTCGGTTTTATCTGTACGGCGGATGAAGGGATTTGTCCCTTTGAAGGTAACGCGGAAATATCCCCCAGTGTCTCCTCCCTGGTCAGATCTGACGGTTCGGCTCTGGACATAATAAAGACCATCCGGCCCACAAGTCTTAGGGGAGTTCCCTGTTATGTCGAAACTTTTTTTGAACTCGATGATATCAGACGCTTCGGCGATCTGATCAACAGGGAACAGGAAAGACTCGACAGGGCCATGACTATAGGCCGTCAGGGAATATGGGAATACAACAGAGAAACAAAAGAGCTCTATTTTGATGAACATTTCTACCGCATGGCAGGATACGGAGATGGAGACTTTCCCGCCGATTTTGATTCATGGCTCACACTGGTTCATGAAGACGACCGGGAAGGCACCGCCGGCGAACTGGATGCTTTCGTTTCCGGAAAAACAGACTCCTATAACTGCAGTTTTATGTTCCGCCGTAAATCGGGGCGTTATATGTGGATCAGAGCCAGAGGCGAGAAAGTCACCCGGATTGACGGCTCGGGTTCATCGCGCCTTCTCTGCATCCACCTGGATATCAGCCAGGATAAAGAAAGAGAGAAAAGAAACCTTCTGAGAAACAGCCTGCAGATGCGGCTTCTGAAACCGGCGCCCCTGCAGGAAAAATCTGAACTGATTTGCAAAACTGTCCGCCTCGCCACGTCTACTGACACGGCGGAGTTATGGGTAAAAGGCTACTTTCTGGGTAGTGAGGCAAGTCCGGAAAAGCCCCTGTCTCTTCACAGGGCAGCTTTTTCCGGGAAAACCGGGGAAGACAGCTTCGGAGCGATTTCCCTTTCTTTTATCGAAAAAGTAATGGCATCGGAAAATGCGGGACCTTTAAAAGCCGATGATGAGGCAAGTCTGACGGGTTTTCAATTGAAAGGATCAGACGGAAATGCCATCGGAGCCCTGGTTCTGAGCTCTCCCGGAGATCTCGACAGCGAAAAAACCGCTTATCTGGAGTCACTGGCCTCTATCACTTCCCAGGTAATACTGAATAATCACTCGGAAGAAAACCTGATAACCGCTCTTTCGGATATGGAGAGAGCGGTAAACCTTATGAACGGAAGGGAAGCGAGGATCCTGGAAATCAAGGAGGAAGTCAATCAGCTGCTGAGCCAATCGGGAAAGAGCGCCAAGTATGACCTGGACCGGAAGCCCGATCAAAGCTTCACAGGGCAACTGACTTTACGGGAAGAGAAGAGAATAGCATTAAGCCTGGCGGAAGATGCGGAAATTACCCGAAGGCAGCTTGTTGAATCCAATGAACAGCTGTTACTTATTAAAGCGGCGGTTAACTCCTCGAGCGACGGCGTCGCCATCTCGACGACAAGCGGAATGTTCTACTTCATAAATCAAACATTCACATCCCTTCTGGGCTATTCCGTCGGAGACCTTATGATAACTCCTGAAGAGAAAATTTTCTCCCGTCCGGAAGATTATACATCCTGCCTGAAAACAACTTTGAACGGCGGATCGTTTCTGCAGGAAAGTTTCCTGAAAACCAAAGGGGGAAAAATCCTGCCGGCTTTTCTTCGGGCATCAGCTTTCAATGACAAAGAGGGCTATCCCATCGGCATTATCTGGAACATCACCGATATAACCCTGCGGAAAGAGAATGAAAAGAAGATAAACAGCGATCTGGCTGCTCAGAAAGAAATGCTCAGAAAAGCCCTTGTTCTTCAGCAGAACTATATTCAGCGTTCCATTCCCGTTATCAGAAATTTCAACATACAGGGGCTTTTTATGCCCTGTGAAAAACTGGGCGGAGATTTCTTTAAAATTCTGCGGGGAATTTCCGAGGATAAATTAATTATCGTCATGGGAGACTGTACGGATCACGGCCTGAAGGCATCGCTGGATGCCTCTCTCCTCTCGAGTGTGACAGATCATCATATCGAGCAGCTTTTCCGATCCGGGCGGACAGACCTTTTTCTCAAGTCAATCAGCCGTTCCTTCATGGATATGGCCGATGAGGACCAGTTTCCCACCATGACCGTACTGCTGATAGATCTGACTAAAGGCATTCTCCGGTATTCAAACGCCAACGGGGAACTGCCTTATCTGATCCGCGACGGCCGCGCGGTCCGCCTCGATCCGGTTCAGGGAATGCACATATCCTATTTTGCCGACCCTGTTTACGGGATGAACGAAATGGAGCTTCTATCGGAGGACCGGCTGCTGATCTATTCCGATGCCGTTGTGGAAATGAAAGACAGCCGGGGAAGAAGAAACAGCCGGGCCATTTTCGAAAGCCTTCTGGAAAAGAGCCGGGGCAACAGCTCCCGTTACTTCTATTCCCTGATCCGGGAGCTGGAAAAGCTCAACGGCAGCTATCCCCTGGACGATGATACGACGCTCATACAACTGGAATACCGTCAGCCGAAACGGTTTAATTTTTCCTTTCACCATATAGATGAATGGGACAGACACCTGACGGCAATGAAGAAGCTGATGCACAATTATGATTTCGGAATCGATGAGACGGAAAAAACAGCCATTGCCATAACGGAACTGGCTATTAATGCTTTCGTCCATGGAAACCGCTCCGACAGCAGCCTGCAAGTCATGGTCAGGGGTGCCATCGACTGCGGCTCGATCGTGGTTACCCTGGCTGACAGGGGAGAAGGCTTCAAGAGGGAGGATATAATCGATCCCGTAACCAATATTCAGGAGATCATGGACCGAGATGTGGAGCATGAGTACACCCATGGAAGAGGTCTTAAAATCGCCGATGATTTTCTCAGTGAAATCATCCGCAACAAAAAGGGGAATGAGGTCACCGCCATACAGGAAAAAAAGAAGAGGGATATAATCACAATCGATAAAATCAGTTTTTAA
- the thpR gene encoding RNA 2',3'-cyclic phosphodiesterase, which yields MDYRLFVAIDLPDAVRDELSVLCRHLERVRWTPQDQFHLTLRFIGRGDGALVRDLCEQLSSLEPDPFSLILAGTGYFPPRGMPNILWAGVQPSDQLKKLYRRVDEALFYCGVKREGRKFAPHITLGRLTGEPHDAVGEWLAGTASFRSSSFDVRSFHLYTSRLTSRGALHTKLASF from the coding sequence ATGGATTACAGGCTTTTTGTAGCGATAGACCTTCCGGACGCGGTGCGGGACGAGCTTTCTGTGCTTTGTCGTCATCTGGAAAGAGTGAGGTGGACTCCGCAGGATCAGTTTCATCTGACGCTCCGCTTTATCGGAAGGGGTGACGGAGCTCTCGTCCGGGATCTTTGTGAACAGCTGAGCTCTCTTGAACCGGATCCTTTTTCTCTTATCCTGGCCGGTACCGGTTATTTCCCTCCAAGGGGGATGCCGAACATACTCTGGGCCGGAGTTCAGCCATCGGATCAGCTGAAAAAGCTTTACCGCCGGGTTGATGAAGCCCTCTTTTATTGCGGCGTCAAGCGGGAGGGGAGAAAATTTGCTCCCCATATCACTCTCGGCCGGCTGACAGGAGAACCTCATGATGCTGTGGGCGAATGGCTGGCCGGTACTGCGTCTTTCCGGTCTTCAAGCTTTGATGTAAGATCATTCCACCTCTATACGAGCCGGCTCACTTCCAGGGGAGCATTGCACACCAAACTTGCCAGTTTTTAA
- a CDS encoding MFS transporter, whose translation MTGKRDFQFSKFCAYGFLKNLRFFEAFLIVFLIERGISYTSIGVLYAVREISANLLEIPSGIAADVLGRRKTLAGSFLLYMASFLIFYLFRNPLLFAVAFIFYGAGEAFRSGTHKGMIADYLKGRGEQALMSAYYGRTRSWSQLGLALSSLAAGFFVFLSGGYDSIFLFSTVPYAINFVLILSYPVNLDNREENASKGKREKVKEVLSETIHSITDRKVFKLINLTALHTAYLKAVKDYIQPVLVALVLTLPLFKEYNTDQRSALLIGVVYFVIYFLTSIASASAGKINPGANLFIPVATLLGGLAAGAAGGLFLMAGYPLLTVFFFLIIHLTENLRKPLMTGYLSEQVNSSILTSVLSVQSQVKTVLTALIALIFGFAADRRGVGEALLFVSAGLILFSVLPLFPKLRKKSIAP comes from the coding sequence ATGACCGGAAAGAGAGATTTTCAGTTCAGTAAATTCTGCGCTTACGGTTTTCTCAAGAATCTCCGCTTTTTTGAAGCTTTTCTCATTGTTTTCCTTATAGAGCGGGGCATTTCCTATACGAGCATAGGTGTTCTCTATGCTGTTCGGGAAATCAGCGCCAATCTTCTGGAAATCCCCTCGGGAATCGCCGCCGATGTTCTGGGGAGACGAAAAACGCTTGCCGGATCCTTTCTTCTCTACATGGCATCATTTCTCATCTTTTATCTCTTCAGGAATCCTCTTCTCTTTGCTGTAGCGTTCATTTTTTACGGAGCGGGAGAGGCTTTCCGATCGGGGACGCATAAGGGCATGATAGCCGATTACCTGAAAGGGCGGGGCGAACAGGCGCTGATGTCCGCTTATTACGGCCGGACGCGCTCCTGGTCCCAGCTGGGGCTGGCCCTTTCATCGCTCGCCGCCGGTTTTTTTGTATTTCTTTCCGGGGGATACGATTCGATCTTCCTTTTTTCCACTGTTCCCTACGCCATCAATTTCGTTCTGATTCTCTCCTATCCGGTGAATCTGGATAACCGCGAGGAAAACGCTTCGAAGGGGAAAAGGGAGAAGGTGAAGGAAGTTCTCAGCGAAACAATACATTCCATAACCGATAGAAAAGTCTTCAAACTGATAAATCTGACAGCCCTCCATACGGCCTATCTCAAAGCAGTAAAAGACTATATTCAGCCGGTCCTGGTCGCTCTGGTTCTCACTCTGCCCCTTTTCAAAGAGTACAATACGGACCAGCGTTCGGCACTGCTTATCGGGGTTGTCTATTTTGTCATTTACTTCCTGACATCCATAGCTTCCGCATCGGCGGGAAAAATAAACCCCGGTGCGAATCTGTTTATTCCCGTGGCCACTCTTCTGGGGGGGCTGGCGGCCGGTGCTGCAGGAGGACTTTTTCTCATGGCGGGATACCCGCTGCTGACGGTTTTTTTCTTCCTGATAATCCACCTGACCGAGAACTTGCGGAAGCCTCTTATGACCGGTTACCTCTCTGAGCAGGTCAACAGCTCTATACTCACATCAGTTCTCTCCGTTCAGTCTCAGGTTAAAACAGTCTTGACTGCGCTGATAGCTCTGATTTTCGGTTTCGCCGCAGACAGAAGAGGGGTCGGCGAAGCTCTGCTCTTTGTTTCGGCGGGACTTATTTTATTCTCAGTCCTTCCTCTGTTTCCCAAATTGAGGAAAAAGAGTATCGCGCCATGA
- a CDS encoding endo alpha-1,4 polygalactosaminidase produces MRQRRSSVPLRLPLLLFFAGILFTEGIAAQQIDYRGEMRSLVEEISRYGKERHPGFAVIPQNGQELLTSDGTAAGQFVSSYLDAIDGVGREDLYYGYRADNRKTPEYDTEYMLGYLTAARDRGLSVLAVDYCRSRSKMDDSIEKNRTNGFLVFAADRRELDRIPTYPSRPVDVNNREINELKDAANFLYIINPSDYSSREAFISDLERSEYDMFIIDLFDDDGIPLTAVEIERLKRKPQGGRRLVISYMSIGEAEDYRYYWDSSWERNPPSWLERENPHWKGNYKVRYWYPLWKAMIFGNENAYLDLILDRGFDGVYLDIIDAFWYFEN; encoded by the coding sequence ATGAGGCAACGGAGATCATCGGTTCCCTTACGACTTCCCCTGTTATTATTTTTTGCGGGTATTTTGTTTACCGAGGGAATCGCAGCTCAACAGATTGATTACCGCGGCGAGATGCGGAGCCTCGTAGAGGAGATAAGCCGATACGGAAAAGAGAGACACCCCGGCTTTGCCGTTATTCCCCAGAACGGCCAGGAGCTCCTCACATCCGATGGCACGGCGGCGGGGCAATTTGTCTCTTCCTATCTCGATGCCATCGACGGAGTGGGGCGGGAGGACCTCTATTACGGATACAGAGCGGATAACAGGAAGACACCGGAATATGATACGGAGTATATGCTCGGATATCTGACGGCTGCCCGGGACCGGGGGCTCTCTGTTCTGGCAGTCGACTACTGCCGCAGCAGAAGTAAAATGGATGATTCCATTGAAAAAAACAGAACCAATGGCTTTCTGGTCTTCGCGGCGGACCGCAGGGAACTTGATCGCATTCCCACCTATCCTTCACGGCCGGTTGACGTGAACAACCGTGAAATTAACGAACTGAAAGACGCGGCCAATTTCCTCTACATCATTAATCCCTCTGATTATTCTTCCCGCGAAGCTTTTATCTCCGATCTGGAGCGGAGCGAATATGATATGTTTATCATCGATCTGTTTGATGATGACGGAATCCCTCTGACAGCTGTTGAAATCGAAAGACTGAAGCGCAAACCTCAAGGCGGCCGCAGACTGGTTATATCCTATATGAGCATAGGTGAAGCGGAAGACTACCGTTATTACTGGGACTCTTCCTGGGAGAGAAATCCTCCTTCCTGGCTGGAGCGGGAAAATCCTCACTGGAAGGGGAATTATAAAGTCCGGTACTGGTATCCCTTATGGAAAGCTATGATTTTCGGCAATGAAAACGCCTATCTGGATCTTATTCTGGACAGAGGCTTCGATGGCGTCTATCTGGACATAATCGACGCCTTCTGGTATTTCGAGAACTGA
- a CDS encoding MFS transporter, with amino-acid sequence MNRILNLFTPYRGMPREIYIIFLSKTINAMGALIFPFMTLLLSSKIGLSGAQTGCYIALTQLLYAPASLIGGKLADSWGRKPVLIIFELLSVASYTFCLFLEPGMSMVYALMAASMFFGVAGPSHDAMTADLTTPEQREGAYSLNYLGFNLGFAFAQMLAGFLFRDYLKVMFLIDILTALAGIGLIAFFVRETHPESNKETADKVDEDAGESHRSIFSILVSRPMLLLFALAAFGYKFVYSQWPFLMPLHAEAAFPGDGAKLFGMLGTANALIVVFGTPLITSLTAKKSNIRRIFYGGVLFTIGFGLLGLFETRTAFFLSVLIFTAGEILEAISTMPFIMNHTPSSHRGRMSSVLPLIMGAGFFAGPVIMGKILDMKGFSFSWILAASVVLVSTVAMKGIDLSQKSRTVKETA; translated from the coding sequence ATGAACAGAATATTGAACTTATTTACTCCATACCGGGGTATGCCCCGGGAGATCTACATCATATTTCTCTCCAAAACAATAAATGCCATGGGAGCTCTTATATTCCCGTTTATGACGCTTCTTCTCAGCAGCAAGATAGGCCTTTCCGGTGCTCAGACAGGTTGTTATATTGCTCTCACTCAACTTCTCTATGCGCCGGCAAGCCTGATCGGCGGAAAACTGGCCGATTCATGGGGCCGCAAACCGGTTCTGATTATTTTCGAGCTTTTATCTGTCGCTTCCTATACTTTCTGCCTGTTTCTCGAACCGGGCATGTCCATGGTTTACGCTCTTATGGCGGCTTCCATGTTTTTTGGCGTCGCCGGTCCCTCACACGATGCCATGACAGCCGACCTGACAACTCCGGAACAGAGGGAAGGTGCCTATTCCCTCAATTATCTGGGATTTAATCTCGGTTTCGCCTTTGCCCAGATGCTGGCCGGTTTTCTCTTCCGCGACTATCTGAAAGTCATGTTTCTTATTGATATCCTGACCGCTCTGGCCGGTATCGGACTTATTGCGTTTTTCGTCAGGGAAACCCATCCGGAAAGCAATAAAGAGACAGCAGATAAGGTAGATGAAGATGCCGGCGAATCACACCGGTCGATTTTCTCTATCCTCGTATCCCGTCCCATGCTTCTTCTCTTTGCCCTGGCGGCATTCGGATATAAATTTGTCTATTCCCAATGGCCCTTCCTCATGCCTCTCCATGCCGAGGCGGCCTTTCCCGGTGACGGAGCCAAACTGTTCGGCATGCTTGGAACGGCCAATGCCCTTATTGTCGTGTTCGGAACACCCCTTATAACCTCGCTGACCGCTAAAAAAAGCAATATCAGACGGATATTTTACGGAGGCGTCCTTTTCACGATCGGTTTCGGCCTTCTGGGGTTATTTGAAACGAGAACAGCATTTTTCCTATCAGTTCTCATATTCACAGCCGGGGAGATTCTGGAAGCGATCAGCACCATGCCTTTTATCATGAACCACACCCCCTCTTCGCACAGAGGACGGATGAGTTCTGTCCTGCCGCTGATTATGGGCGCCGGTTTTTTCGCCGGACCGGTTATCATGGGAAAGATTCTGGATATGAAAGGATTCAGTTTCAGCTGGATCCTCGCCGCTTCGGTCGTGCTTGTATCTACAGTGGCCATGAAGGGAATCGATCTTTCTCAGAAAAGCAGAACGGTTAAGGAGACGGCTTGA
- a CDS encoding HAMP domain-containing methyl-accepting chemotaxis protein translates to MKLRVQFIFISGVPLLGIAVIFLIGLLAFNRINSGMDEMISLQNDRATMLNADRDAYQVYVTELEAQTSRTLDELRELDSSNKENLQQTKERILVPAENFTVDMSEQLDRFKRENAVWEEQSRKGFDLSLKLFNDEQAIRAASLAAEEAFGEMRDRIDRIGEIIDNSLKVNLSDSRRRSLESALSLVLNGDRDAYQAYVAQLKVPAVQTPEELKALDDSNLENMEQTEERVSEAARIAGGQALVIDKEFREYFELWKSEMRKVVELQEKVFSGIGERNNYLTDNAVRFDEMRDAIDQLGQMQDVRSENLSTQMSREIAVTRVQYLIIFIISVAIALVSSILISSSLLKAISMNIHLAEEISRGNLTLSLPATRKDEMGDLNHTLEVMRLKLKEIITIVKDSSVYVSNGSQQLSDSAQGLSAGASEQASSTEEVSSSMEQMGSSIDQNSSIAGETSDISRSVSSRAAESGEAVLQTVSAMKEISEKIGIVSEMANQTNLLALNAAIEAARAGEAGKGFAVVASEVRKLAENSGNSASVITNLAENSLGIAQKAGQMIQTLVEDIQKTSQLIQEISASGMEQSQGMIQVNAAISQLDKVTQGNAAAAEEIASTAEELASQAELLSKEISFFEV, encoded by the coding sequence ATGAAACTGAGAGTCCAGTTTATTTTTATCAGTGGAGTCCCCCTTCTTGGAATTGCCGTTATATTCCTTATCGGTCTGCTGGCCTTTAACAGAATCAATTCCGGTATGGATGAAATGATTTCCCTTCAGAACGACCGGGCTACGATGCTCAATGCGGATCGTGATGCCTACCAGGTTTATGTGACGGAACTGGAAGCCCAGACTTCCCGAACTCTGGATGAGCTTCGGGAACTCGATAGTTCAAATAAAGAAAACCTACAGCAGACGAAAGAGAGAATTTTAGTTCCTGCGGAGAATTTCACTGTAGATATGTCGGAACAGCTGGATCGGTTTAAAAGAGAGAACGCTGTCTGGGAGGAACAGAGCCGGAAGGGCTTTGATCTGTCTCTCAAGCTTTTTAATGATGAACAGGCTATCCGGGCGGCTTCTCTCGCCGCTGAAGAAGCTTTTGGTGAAATGCGCGACAGGATTGACCGGATCGGGGAAATAATCGATAACAGTTTAAAAGTCAATCTCAGCGATTCCCGGAGAAGGAGTCTGGAAAGCGCTCTTTCTCTTGTCCTGAACGGCGATCGCGATGCCTATCAGGCTTATGTGGCCCAGCTGAAAGTCCCCGCCGTACAAACCCCCGAAGAGTTGAAAGCTCTCGATGACAGCAATCTTGAAAATATGGAACAAACCGAGGAACGGGTCAGTGAAGCGGCGAGAATTGCCGGAGGGCAGGCGCTTGTTATTGATAAAGAGTTCAGGGAGTATTTTGAGCTTTGGAAAAGTGAAATGCGAAAAGTCGTGGAGCTGCAGGAGAAAGTTTTTTCGGGAATAGGGGAAAGAAATAATTATCTGACAGATAATGCTGTACGTTTTGATGAAATGCGCGACGCCATTGATCAGCTCGGGCAGATGCAGGATGTCCGATCGGAAAATCTCTCGACTCAGATGAGCCGGGAAATAGCTGTAACCAGAGTTCAGTATCTGATCATATTCATAATATCAGTGGCTATCGCCCTTGTTTCCTCGATTCTCATATCGTCCTCTCTTCTCAAAGCCATTTCCATGAATATTCATCTGGCTGAGGAAATCAGCCGTGGAAACCTGACTCTCTCCCTTCCCGCAACGAGAAAAGATGAGATGGGTGATTTAAATCACACTCTTGAAGTCATGAGATTGAAGCTGAAGGAAATCATAACAATTGTCAAAGATTCGTCCGTCTACGTGTCAAATGGCAGTCAGCAGTTATCCGACAGCGCTCAGGGCTTGTCGGCCGGGGCATCGGAACAGGCTTCTTCCACCGAAGAGGTTTCATCATCGATGGAACAGATGGGATCCAGTATCGATCAGAACAGCAGCATTGCCGGAGAAACAAGCGATATTTCCAGAAGCGTATCATCCAGGGCTGCTGAGAGCGGGGAAGCGGTTTTGCAAACGGTATCGGCCATGAAGGAAATCTCTGAAAAGATCGGGATCGTCAGCGAAATGGCTAATCAGACCAACCTGCTGGCACTCAATGCGGCAATAGAAGCAGCCAGGGCCGGTGAAGCCGGAAAAGGATTTGCCGTCGTGGCTTCGGAAGTTCGGAAGCTGGCGGAAAACAGCGGTAATTCGGCATCGGTTATAACCAATCTGGCAGAGAATTCACTGGGCATAGCTCAAAAAGCCGGCCAGATGATCCAGACTCTGGTTGAGGATATACAAAAAACCTCCCAGCTTATTCAGGAAATTAGCGCTTCGGGGATGGAACAGAGCCAGGGTATGATCCAGGTAAACGCAGCCATATCTCAACTTGACAAAGTTACCCAGGGCAATGCCGCAGCGGCTGAGGAAATAGCATCTACAGCTGAAGAGCTGGCCTCCCAGGCAGAACTGCTGAGCAAAGAGATAAGTTTCTTTGAAGTTTAA